One Drosophila subobscura isolate 14011-0131.10 chromosome U, UCBerk_Dsub_1.0, whole genome shotgun sequence DNA window includes the following coding sequences:
- the LOC117901519 gene encoding synaptotagmin-5 isoform X1 has translation MFTAMDIVIREEDISLAQIGVYASVSFLVVSAVGAALYTTCSKRFRLNWFEQNLLESANEKDEDQQSREALVAGASGYNVDNLNECSRGNLSPTSLKNVENDPAFWVPASVTATSAIQQQVSNTTEESAPPTPTSPTGSLKSNTLSYCSTTSVPIARSDKHVVLAMHPTRPRVSSMNAKLDHTKIDMTLYRSHTQPKSLDPTPAIEVRGNLHVGISYDPVGGLLNVRLLEAQNLQPRQFSGTADPYAKVRLLPDKKNFWQTRIHKKTLNPVFDENFVFEVTAGVIDKRTVEILLYDFDAYSRHVCIGGTKLHLANLDLSEQLQLWTPLSSASAQDMKVDLGDIMVSLAYLPSAERLMVVLIKARNLRIVDDARNCSDPYVKVTLLGPVGKKMKKRKTGVQRSTVNPVYNEALAFDVNKETLKNCVLEFTVVHDGLLGSSEILGRTLIGNSAEVRTEEKIFFEEMFRAKNATAQWVPLQEPATNLANAAKSATSKN, from the exons TTACAGCCATGGACATTGTCATACGTGAGGAGGATATTTCCCTAGCCCAAATCGGTGTCTATGCATCGGTTTCTTTCTTGGTGGTGTCTGCTGTGGGAGCAGCTTTGTATACCACCTGCTCGAAGCGGTTCCGTCTCAACTGGTTTGAGCAAAATCTCCTGGAATCAGCCAACGAAAAGGATGAAGATCAACAAAG CAGGGAAGCCTTGGTGGCTGGTGCCTCTGGCTATAATGTCGACAACCTCAATGAGTGTTCGCGCGGCAATCTTAGTCCCACTTCACTGAAGAACGTTGAGAATGATCCGGCTTTCTGGGTTCCAGCTTCGGTAACTGCCACGAGTGCTATCCAACAGCAAGTATCGAACACCACAGAGGAGTCGGCACCACCGACACCCACTTCACCCACTGGCAGTCTCAAATCAAACACCCTATCCTACTGCTCCACCACATCCGTGCCAATCGCCCGATCGGACAAACACGTCGTCCTGGCCATGCATCCCACACGCCCAAGAGTCTCCTCCATGAATGCCAAATTGGATCACACGAAAATCGACATGACCCTGTACAGAAGC CACACTCAACCAAAGTCCTTGGATCCCACTCCAGCCATTGAAGTGCGTGGAAATTTGCATGTTGGCATTAGCTACGATCCGGTTGGTGGCCTTCTAAATGTGCGATTGCTGGAGGCTCAGAATCTACAGCCAAGGCAATTTAGTGGCACTGCTGATCCCTATGCCAAGGTTCGACTCTTGCCCGATAAAAAGAACTTTTGGCAGACGCGTATTCATAAGAAGACCTTGAATCCAG TTTTCGACGAGAACTTTGTCTTTGAGGTTACCGCTGGTGTGATCGACAAACGGACGGTTGAGATTCTACTGTATGACTTTGATGCATACTCTCGTCACGTGTGCATTGGCGGAACGAAGCTTCACTTGGCCAACTTGGATCTGAGCGAACAACTGCAGCTATGGACTCCCTTGAGCTCCGCTTCGGCACAGGATATGAAAGTAGATTTGGGAGATATAATGGTGTCCCTGGCTTACCTTCCCTCAGCCGAACGGCTGATGGTGGTACTGATCAAGGCCAGAAATCTACGCATTGTCGATGATGCAAGGAACTGCTCCGATCCGTACGTGAAAGTGACTCTCCTGGGACCTGTGGGCAAGAAAATGAAGAAACGCAAGACTGGTGTCCAGCGGAGCACCGTCAATCCTGTATACAACGAGGCCTTGGCATTTGATGTCAACAAGGAAACGCTGAAGAACTGTGTCCTGGAGTTTACGGTTGTCCACGATGGTCTTTTGG GATCAAGTGAAATCTTGGGTCGCACTCTCATTGGTAACTCCGCCGAGGTTCGTACTGAGGAGAAGATTTTCTTTGAGGAGATGTTTCGTGCCAAAAATGCCACCGCGCAATGGGTTCCACTTCAGGAGCCAGCCACAAATTTGGCCAATGCAGCCAAGTCCGCAACCAGCAAGAACTAG
- the LOC117901519 gene encoding synaptotagmin-5 isoform X2, with product MFTAMDIVIREEDISLAQIGVYASVSFLVVSAVGAALYTTCSKRFRLNWFEQNLLESANEKDEDQQREALVAGASGYNVDNLNECSRGNLSPTSLKNVENDPAFWVPASVTATSAIQQQVSNTTEESAPPTPTSPTGSLKSNTLSYCSTTSVPIARSDKHVVLAMHPTRPRVSSMNAKLDHTKIDMTLYRSHTQPKSLDPTPAIEVRGNLHVGISYDPVGGLLNVRLLEAQNLQPRQFSGTADPYAKVRLLPDKKNFWQTRIHKKTLNPVFDENFVFEVTAGVIDKRTVEILLYDFDAYSRHVCIGGTKLHLANLDLSEQLQLWTPLSSASAQDMKVDLGDIMVSLAYLPSAERLMVVLIKARNLRIVDDARNCSDPYVKVTLLGPVGKKMKKRKTGVQRSTVNPVYNEALAFDVNKETLKNCVLEFTVVHDGLLGSSEILGRTLIGNSAEVRTEEKIFFEEMFRAKNATAQWVPLQEPATNLANAAKSATSKN from the exons TTACAGCCATGGACATTGTCATACGTGAGGAGGATATTTCCCTAGCCCAAATCGGTGTCTATGCATCGGTTTCTTTCTTGGTGGTGTCTGCTGTGGGAGCAGCTTTGTATACCACCTGCTCGAAGCGGTTCCGTCTCAACTGGTTTGAGCAAAATCTCCTGGAATCAGCCAACGAAAAGGATGAAGATCAACAAAG GGAAGCCTTGGTGGCTGGTGCCTCTGGCTATAATGTCGACAACCTCAATGAGTGTTCGCGCGGCAATCTTAGTCCCACTTCACTGAAGAACGTTGAGAATGATCCGGCTTTCTGGGTTCCAGCTTCGGTAACTGCCACGAGTGCTATCCAACAGCAAGTATCGAACACCACAGAGGAGTCGGCACCACCGACACCCACTTCACCCACTGGCAGTCTCAAATCAAACACCCTATCCTACTGCTCCACCACATCCGTGCCAATCGCCCGATCGGACAAACACGTCGTCCTGGCCATGCATCCCACACGCCCAAGAGTCTCCTCCATGAATGCCAAATTGGATCACACGAAAATCGACATGACCCTGTACAGAAGC CACACTCAACCAAAGTCCTTGGATCCCACTCCAGCCATTGAAGTGCGTGGAAATTTGCATGTTGGCATTAGCTACGATCCGGTTGGTGGCCTTCTAAATGTGCGATTGCTGGAGGCTCAGAATCTACAGCCAAGGCAATTTAGTGGCACTGCTGATCCCTATGCCAAGGTTCGACTCTTGCCCGATAAAAAGAACTTTTGGCAGACGCGTATTCATAAGAAGACCTTGAATCCAG TTTTCGACGAGAACTTTGTCTTTGAGGTTACCGCTGGTGTGATCGACAAACGGACGGTTGAGATTCTACTGTATGACTTTGATGCATACTCTCGTCACGTGTGCATTGGCGGAACGAAGCTTCACTTGGCCAACTTGGATCTGAGCGAACAACTGCAGCTATGGACTCCCTTGAGCTCCGCTTCGGCACAGGATATGAAAGTAGATTTGGGAGATATAATGGTGTCCCTGGCTTACCTTCCCTCAGCCGAACGGCTGATGGTGGTACTGATCAAGGCCAGAAATCTACGCATTGTCGATGATGCAAGGAACTGCTCCGATCCGTACGTGAAAGTGACTCTCCTGGGACCTGTGGGCAAGAAAATGAAGAAACGCAAGACTGGTGTCCAGCGGAGCACCGTCAATCCTGTATACAACGAGGCCTTGGCATTTGATGTCAACAAGGAAACGCTGAAGAACTGTGTCCTGGAGTTTACGGTTGTCCACGATGGTCTTTTGG GATCAAGTGAAATCTTGGGTCGCACTCTCATTGGTAACTCCGCCGAGGTTCGTACTGAGGAGAAGATTTTCTTTGAGGAGATGTTTCGTGCCAAAAATGCCACCGCGCAATGGGTTCCACTTCAGGAGCCAGCCACAAATTTGGCCAATGCAGCCAAGTCCGCAACCAGCAAGAACTAG
- the LOC117901519 gene encoding synaptotagmin-5 isoform X3, whose product MDIVIREEDISLAQIGVYASVSFLVVSAVGAALYTTCSKRFRLNWFEQNLLESANEKDEDQQSREALVAGASGYNVDNLNECSRGNLSPTSLKNVENDPAFWVPASVTATSAIQQQVSNTTEESAPPTPTSPTGSLKSNTLSYCSTTSVPIARSDKHVVLAMHPTRPRVSSMNAKLDHTKIDMTLYRSHTQPKSLDPTPAIEVRGNLHVGISYDPVGGLLNVRLLEAQNLQPRQFSGTADPYAKVRLLPDKKNFWQTRIHKKTLNPVFDENFVFEVTAGVIDKRTVEILLYDFDAYSRHVCIGGTKLHLANLDLSEQLQLWTPLSSASAQDMKVDLGDIMVSLAYLPSAERLMVVLIKARNLRIVDDARNCSDPYVKVTLLGPVGKKMKKRKTGVQRSTVNPVYNEALAFDVNKETLKNCVLEFTVVHDGLLGSSEILGRTLIGNSAEVRTEEKIFFEEMFRAKNATAQWVPLQEPATNLANAAKSATSKN is encoded by the exons ATGGACATTGTCATACGTGAGGAGGATATTTCCCTAGCCCAAATCGGTGTCTATGCATCGGTTTCTTTCTTGGTGGTGTCTGCTGTGGGAGCAGCTTTGTATACCACCTGCTCGAAGCGGTTCCGTCTCAACTGGTTTGAGCAAAATCTCCTGGAATCAGCCAACGAAAAGGATGAAGATCAACAAAG CAGGGAAGCCTTGGTGGCTGGTGCCTCTGGCTATAATGTCGACAACCTCAATGAGTGTTCGCGCGGCAATCTTAGTCCCACTTCACTGAAGAACGTTGAGAATGATCCGGCTTTCTGGGTTCCAGCTTCGGTAACTGCCACGAGTGCTATCCAACAGCAAGTATCGAACACCACAGAGGAGTCGGCACCACCGACACCCACTTCACCCACTGGCAGTCTCAAATCAAACACCCTATCCTACTGCTCCACCACATCCGTGCCAATCGCCCGATCGGACAAACACGTCGTCCTGGCCATGCATCCCACACGCCCAAGAGTCTCCTCCATGAATGCCAAATTGGATCACACGAAAATCGACATGACCCTGTACAGAAGC CACACTCAACCAAAGTCCTTGGATCCCACTCCAGCCATTGAAGTGCGTGGAAATTTGCATGTTGGCATTAGCTACGATCCGGTTGGTGGCCTTCTAAATGTGCGATTGCTGGAGGCTCAGAATCTACAGCCAAGGCAATTTAGTGGCACTGCTGATCCCTATGCCAAGGTTCGACTCTTGCCCGATAAAAAGAACTTTTGGCAGACGCGTATTCATAAGAAGACCTTGAATCCAG TTTTCGACGAGAACTTTGTCTTTGAGGTTACCGCTGGTGTGATCGACAAACGGACGGTTGAGATTCTACTGTATGACTTTGATGCATACTCTCGTCACGTGTGCATTGGCGGAACGAAGCTTCACTTGGCCAACTTGGATCTGAGCGAACAACTGCAGCTATGGACTCCCTTGAGCTCCGCTTCGGCACAGGATATGAAAGTAGATTTGGGAGATATAATGGTGTCCCTGGCTTACCTTCCCTCAGCCGAACGGCTGATGGTGGTACTGATCAAGGCCAGAAATCTACGCATTGTCGATGATGCAAGGAACTGCTCCGATCCGTACGTGAAAGTGACTCTCCTGGGACCTGTGGGCAAGAAAATGAAGAAACGCAAGACTGGTGTCCAGCGGAGCACCGTCAATCCTGTATACAACGAGGCCTTGGCATTTGATGTCAACAAGGAAACGCTGAAGAACTGTGTCCTGGAGTTTACGGTTGTCCACGATGGTCTTTTGG GATCAAGTGAAATCTTGGGTCGCACTCTCATTGGTAACTCCGCCGAGGTTCGTACTGAGGAGAAGATTTTCTTTGAGGAGATGTTTCGTGCCAAAAATGCCACCGCGCAATGGGTTCCACTTCAGGAGCCAGCCACAAATTTGGCCAATGCAGCCAAGTCCGCAACCAGCAAGAACTAG